The Acidianus manzaensis genome has a window encoding:
- a CDS encoding 50S ribosomal protein L11, producing the protein MPKKTIKIVVEGGNVKPGPPLGPTLSQFKLNVGEVVKKINDVTAQFKGMTVPVTLDIDVDTKEYEISVGIPTTSSLLLKKANAQQPSGDPAHKKIGDISLEDAIDVAITKKPSLTTKTLKSAVKSILGTARQIGLTVNKKDPKEIIDEIDQGKYEDILSKYEEKWTKV; encoded by the coding sequence ATGCCTAAAAAAACTATAAAAATAGTAGTAGAAGGGGGGAATGTAAAACCAGGACCACCACTAGGTCCTACCCTTTCTCAATTTAAATTAAACGTAGGAGAAGTAGTAAAGAAAATAAACGATGTAACAGCACAGTTTAAGGGAATGACAGTACCAGTTACATTAGATATCGACGTAGATACTAAAGAATATGAAATAAGTGTAGGAATTCCAACTACATCATCTTTGCTATTGAAAAAGGCTAATGCACAACAACCTTCTGGAGATCCAGCTCATAAGAAAATAGGAGATATAAGCCTAGAAGATGCTATAGATGTAGCAATAACTAAAAAGCCTAGCTTAACAACTAAAACACTTAAAAGTGCAGTTAAAAGCATTTTAGGAACTGCAAGACAAATAGGTCTAACTGTAAATAAAAAAGATCCAAAAGAGATTATAGATGAAATAGATCAAGGAAAATATGAAGATATATTATCCAAATATGAAGAAAAATGGACTAAGGTGTAA
- the pfdA gene encoding prefoldin subunit alpha, producing MSENQGKMVISLEDLLSQADLLKKQIDELQKAQAELADSLASISSAKDSIEELGKQQEMLVSSDKKGYLMFRIQQQPQSKVLVYLGLAYYAEVELPTAIKILESRENELNQALQDINSKLSESINAYSQIAEILKSIQQQSNQKGE from the coding sequence ATGAGTGAAAATCAAGGTAAAATGGTAATTTCATTAGAAGATTTACTATCACAAGCTGATCTTCTAAAAAAACAAATAGACGAACTACAAAAAGCGCAAGCAGAATTAGCAGATTCTTTAGCATCAATATCTTCAGCTAAGGATTCTATAGAAGAACTAGGTAAACAACAAGAAATGCTTGTATCAAGCGATAAAAAAGGATATTTAATGTTCAGAATACAACAACAACCACAAAGTAAGGTTTTAGTTTATTTAGGCTTGGCTTATTATGCCGAAGTAGAATTACCTACAGCAATAAAAATCCTTGAAAGTAGAGAAAATGAATTAAATCAGGCATTACAAGATATCAACTCAAAATTATCAGAAAGCATAAATGCTTATTCACAAATAGCAGAAATTCTAAAAAGTATCCAACAACAAAGCAACCAGAAAGGTGAATAA
- a CDS encoding transcription elongation factor Spt5 → METKIRNYYAIKVTGGQETNVGLMLEERAKTNNINEIYSIIVPPNLKGYVIVEASGPHVVKLLISGIRNVRGVAQGLVPKDDILKIVSKKIVGPSIKEGDLVEVTAGPFRGMQAQVIKLNADKEEVVLNILESAFPLEVTIPIDQVKPSKKS, encoded by the coding sequence TTGGAAACTAAAATAAGAAATTATTATGCAATAAAAGTTACTGGTGGACAAGAAACAAATGTTGGACTAATGCTAGAAGAAAGAGCTAAAACTAATAATATTAATGAAATATATTCTATAATTGTTCCACCAAATTTGAAAGGATATGTAATAGTCGAAGCTTCGGGCCCGCACGTAGTAAAATTATTAATATCTGGAATCAGAAATGTAAGAGGAGTAGCGCAAGGCTTAGTTCCCAAAGATGATATACTTAAAATCGTATCAAAGAAAATAGTAGGACCATCCATAAAAGAAGGTGATTTGGTAGAAGTTACAGCTGGACCATTCAGAGGTATGCAAGCTCAAGTGATTAAACTTAACGCTGATAAGGAAGAGGTAGTGTTAAATATTCTAGAATCGGCTTTCCCATTAGAAGTAACAATTCCAATAGATCAAGTCAAACCTAGTAAGAAAAGTTAA
- a CDS encoding translation initiation factor IF-6, with the protein MNLQRLSIFGTDNIGVYLFSNDKYTLVPKNLDTEAKKIIKENLETEIIETTIADSYLIGVFVSGNNNVILLPKNIREDELKTIKEAAKDIRVEVLNLNITALGNTILCNDYAALLYPEFSDYEMKEIKKVLEIDSIKKGRIANVSVVGSVGMITDKGGIVHIDATDDEVAELSNFFKVKIDIGTVNFGSAFIRSGLIANYKGVLVGSSTTGPEILRIQKALGD; encoded by the coding sequence TTGGCACAGATAATATAGGAGTTTATCTCTTTTCTAATGATAAATATACTCTAGTTCCTAAGAATTTAGATACTGAAGCTAAAAAAATAATAAAAGAAAATCTAGAAACAGAAATTATAGAAACAACAATAGCTGATAGCTATCTTATAGGCGTGTTTGTTTCTGGTAATAATAATGTAATATTACTGCCAAAAAATATTAGAGAAGATGAATTAAAAACAATAAAAGAAGCTGCCAAAGACATAAGAGTCGAAGTACTTAACCTAAATATTACAGCATTAGGAAATACAATATTATGTAATGATTATGCAGCACTACTGTATCCAGAATTTTCTGATTATGAAATGAAAGAGATAAAAAAAGTTCTAGAGATAGATAGTATAAAAAAAGGAAGAATAGCAAATGTATCAGTAGTTGGTTCAGTAGGCATGATTACTGACAAAGGAGGAATAGTACATATAGATGCTACAGATGATGAAGTTGCTGAATTATCTAATTTCTTTAAAGTGAAAATAGATATAGGAACAGTGAATTTTGGAAGCGCATTTATTAGAAGTGGATTAATAGCAAATTATAAAGGAGTGCTTGTAGGATCATCTACTACAGGTCCGGAGATTTTAAGAATTCAGAAAGCATTAGGTGATTAA
- the rpl18a gene encoding 50S ribosomal protein L18Ae → MNEGKVKIYMIKGNALFNESKFPTMQKFTKYVRALNEKQAVEYVYSYLGSKNKIKRYNIKIQEVKEVKEDEVTDRRVKDIAKLNKIIL, encoded by the coding sequence ATGAATGAAGGAAAAGTAAAGATATACATGATAAAAGGAAATGCATTATTTAATGAAAGCAAATTTCCTACGATGCAAAAATTTACCAAATATGTTAGAGCATTAAATGAAAAACAAGCAGTAGAATATGTATATTCGTATTTAGGAAGCAAAAATAAAATAAAGAGATACAATATAAAAATTCAAGAAGTAAAAGAAGTAAAAGAAGATGAAGTAACAGATAGAAGAGTAAAAGATATTGCTAAGCTAAACAAAATTATTCTGTGA
- the ftsY gene encoding signal recognition particle-docking protein FtsY, with product MNAQESEKKQSSSRFNIFNIFRYKELKEDDINDIIEELRYELLESDVSLEVTDKILEDLKNALIGKKVSRSEDLENLVKESLKKSIKDILEKNKSIDDLIDTIKKSEKPYVIVFFGINGVGKTTTIAKFAYMLKEHGLKVIVSASDTFRAAAQEQLALHCEKLKIPLVKGKYGGDPASVAFDAIKSAKSRNIDVVLIDTAGRMHVDKDLTEELKRIIRIAKPNLKLLVLDSLAGNDALEQAKYFDEIVNYDGVILTKVDADAKGGIVLSLAYELKKPVLYIGIGQEYSDLTPFSVNWFMEKLFS from the coding sequence ATAAATGCACAAGAATCCGAAAAAAAACAATCTAGTAGTAGATTCAATATTTTTAACATATTTAGATATAAAGAATTAAAAGAAGATGATATAAACGATATAATAGAAGAATTACGTTATGAACTATTAGAGAGCGATGTATCACTTGAAGTCACAGACAAAATTTTAGAGGATTTGAAAAATGCTCTTATAGGTAAAAAAGTATCTAGAAGCGAGGATTTGGAAAACCTAGTTAAAGAATCATTAAAAAAGTCAATAAAAGATATATTGGAAAAAAATAAGTCTATAGATGATTTAATTGACACAATTAAAAAATCAGAGAAGCCTTATGTTATAGTATTCTTCGGAATTAATGGTGTAGGAAAAACTACCACAATAGCAAAGTTTGCATATATGTTAAAAGAACATGGTTTAAAAGTTATAGTCTCTGCATCCGATACTTTTAGGGCAGCAGCTCAAGAACAGCTTGCACTACATTGTGAAAAATTAAAAATCCCTCTAGTAAAAGGAAAATATGGAGGAGATCCTGCATCTGTAGCTTTTGATGCTATAAAATCTGCAAAAAGTAGAAATATAGATGTAGTATTGATAGATACTGCAGGTAGAATGCACGTAGATAAAGATCTTACTGAAGAATTAAAAAGAATAATAAGAATAGCTAAGCCTAATCTTAAATTATTAGTATTAGATTCATTAGCAGGAAATGATGCTTTAGAACAAGCTAAATATTTTGATGAAATAGTAAATTACGATGGAGTAATACTAACAAAAGTCGATGCTGATGCCAAGGGAGGAATAGTATTATCTTTAGCTTACGAATTAAAGAAACCAGTATTATATATTGGAATAGGTCAAGAATACTCAGATTTAACTCCGTTCAGCGTAAATTGGTTTATGGAGAAACTATTCAGTTAA
- a CDS encoding protein translocase SEC61 complex subunit gamma produces the protein MDIIERIKRLPEDWRRIISVSKKPDKNMFNMYLKVTLLVLAFVGLLAFLIQLSLALIGE, from the coding sequence ATGGACATTATAGAAAGGATAAAAAGACTTCCTGAAGATTGGAGAAGAATAATAAGCGTGTCCAAAAAACCTGATAAAAATATGTTTAATATGTATCTTAAAGTAACTTTACTTGTACTAGCTTTTGTAGGCTTATTAGCCTTTTTAATTCAATTATCTTTGGCATTAATTGGTGAGTAA